The genomic segment CTGCGGCCTGCTCTGCCACGGCTTCGCACGCCTGCGCTGCCCGCAGTGCGGCTACGAGAGGCTGGTGGCCTTCTCGTGCAAGGGCAAGCTCTGTCCGAGCTGCCTCGCCCGGCGGGCGGGGGACACGGCGGCCTGGCTCGTGGGTCATCTTCTGCCCGAGGCCGGCTATCGCCAATGGGTGTTGACCTTCCCCTGGAGCCTGCGCTTCCGGCTGGCGATGGATCGTGCGTTGGTCCATGAACTGCTGACGGTCTTCCTGCGGACTCTCTTCGCCTGGCAGCGCCGGCGCGGTCGGGAGAGTGGGATCGTCGGCGGCCATACGGGAGCGGTGACGTTCGTGCAGCGTTTCGGGGGGGTGTTGAATCTGAATCCGCACGTGCACAGCGTGCTTCCCGATGGGCTATGGGTGGCGGACTCCTCCGCGGGCGGGGGGACTGTTGGGCCGTTGCGTTTCGAACCCTTGCCCGCGCCGACGACGGCGGAGGTGGAGGAGTTGGCCGGGACGGTGGCTCGGCGTCTGAAGGGTCGGGTGGTTGCGGCCTGGGAAGCGCGGGGCAGCGACTACTTGGATCCTGAGCTGCCCGGTCTGGAGGGGGAGGAGATCTGGGGCAAATTGCCAGGAGCGGCTCTCCCTGCGGGAGGACGGCAAGGTGGTGTACCGGTTGCGCCGTCCCTGGCCGAAGGAGGGGGGAGCGACGCATAGGCGCGATGGATCTTCCTTCTATGGGCAACCATTTCATAGGATATGCCCCTCATTCCGCCCTCCCCTTTCTGTAGTATTATTGGCTACGCAATCGAGAGCTAAAACGAACCCTGTCCCAGTCACCACAAGGAGTTGCGACTTCCTGTCGGGGAGAACTTCGGCCTAACCAGTATCAGTCTGGATCACCCGAGTTACGCACCGGTTACGCGGGTCAGCCGGCGACACGGGCCGCGGCGGTGCCGCGGACGGGGCTGATCACGGCGTTCCCCCCGGCTGCGTGCAGCTTCTCCGGACAGCGCTCTGGAACGGAGGCTTGACAGCGCCGGAGGACCAGAAGACAATGAGAGACAGCCCTGGCCAGGCCGTCATCGGGGGCGCCGCCGTGATGCCGCCGCGGCCACGAACACGGGAGCGCCTTCTTGCGGGTCGGCTCCGACGGGGAGCTGTGTCATGAGATATCCGTCGCGCCTCCTCTCCGCCCTGATCCTTGGGTCTCTCGGCTCACTCGGCGTCTGCCCGCCTGGCGCCGCGGCCCGGGAGGAGCCGGTGCCGATCACCATCAATTACACTCCGGCGAACCTCGATCTATTCGAGACGGTGGCGCTGCCTGACGACAGGCTCCTGTTCATGCGCGGGCAGGTGTTGAACGGCATCGGGTGGCCGCCCGAAAATACCCGGGGTCGCGTGGTCACGACCTGGCCGTCCTGGAGGGAAGCCCAGCAGCATGAGGTCGCGTGGGCTCCCTTCACCGACGTCTTCGGCTACGACATCGAAGCGGACTCGCCGCCCGAGGAGACGGAAAACGTGGCCAGGACGATCCAGGAGATTCTGGCCTACCTGGCCCTGCTCGCCCAGCAGTACGGGCATCCGATCCTCCTCTCGGCCGGGCTGAACTACAACTTCGGCACGCAGCACGCCCTCGAGCTGGCCCAGGCGGACGAGGTCCACATCCACGCGAACGAGCTTCTCAGAGTCTATCCCGCCTCCGGTCCGCACGGCGAGAACTATGTCGAATGGGCGGTGGCGCGAGCGTCGCAGGTGCGGGAGGCCAACCCTGGTGTTCGCATCCAGCTCGCCGTCCTCGTCCCGGGCATGGAGGCGTCTCTGGCCATCCAGGTGACGGAAGACTTGAGCCGAGAGATGGAGGCGGCCGCCCTGGAATTCCAGGGGCTCACCATGTGGGCCGAGACCGATGTCCTGGCCGCCTTCCTGAGCTGGCTCAGGCCGGCGGCTTCATCCGGCGAGGGACCCTCCTCCGCGAAGGGCGCGTGGATCGAACAGATTGCTCCCAACCCGTCGCGCGGGCTGGCCGAGATCCGCCTCGCGCTGCCCCGGCGTTCGCCGGTCCTGGTGGAGCTCTTCGATGCCGCCGGGCGGCAGGTGGGTACGGTGGTGGAGGGGGAACTGGACCCGGGCGAGCGCACGCTTCTCCTGGAAACGCGAGGCGCGGCCAGCGGCGCCTACTATTGCCGGCTTCGTACTCCGTATTCCGCTCATTCGCGACGAATCACCGTCCTCAAGTGACGGGCGGAGCGACATCCGGGTCAACCGGCTGGGTAAGGCCCGGAATCGCGCCGGGCCCGACGCGGGCACCTTCTTCATCCGTCCGATCCTCCTGGCTCATCTTCCTCTTCCTGGCCCTGTTCTACACGCTCTGCACGAGCGGGCGCGTCTATACACCCGATGGCGTCACCATGGGGCTTGTGGCGCAGAGCGTCGTCCGTGGAGAGGGTCTCGCGATTCCCCCCGGGGAGTTTCCTGAAGGTTTTCTCTTCCGGGGGAAGGACGGCCGATCCTATAGCAAGTACGGTGCCGGGCTCTCCCTGGTCTCGGTCCCGCATGCCGCCCTGGGGCTGCTCCTGGCCCGCGCGGCTCCCTCCAGCGCGGTCGATCTCTTCGACGGGCCCACCGATCTCTGGTACTCGCCCCGCGATCCGTCTACGGCCTGGCACTTCCTCGCCGTAGGTCTGGTTTCAGCCCTCGTGGCCGCCGCCGCGTGGGACGGTGACGGCTATCCGCGCTTCGTCGAGCGGGAGTTCCGTCGCTACCTCGACTGCGGCCTGCTCTGCCACGGCTTCGCGCGGCTACGAGAGGCTGGTGGCCTTCTCGTGCAAGGGCAAGCTCTGTCCGAGCTGCCTCGCCCGGCGGGCGGGGGGACACGGCGGCCTGGCTCGTGGATCATCTTCTGCCCGAGGCCGGCTACCGCCAATGGGTGTTGACCTTAACCATCGACCCTTCCAGCCGGGCGACCCGCTATGCCGTCTTTCTCAGCTTCGCCGGTTGGTAAGCCTCCTCTGATCGCCACATGGACAGAACGATGGAGGCGATCTGGCGCGCCAGGGTCAACTTGGCCAGGTTCGGCTTCGTGCCTCCATCGAGGAGCTGCTGGTAGTGTCGGTAGAGAGGCTCCTCTGCCCGCGCCCGCTGAATGACGGTGGTGGCCGCGCCCTTGAAGATCATCTTCAGGGTGCGGTTGTGACTCCGGTTGAGCCCCCTGGTGCGTTGCACCGGCACCCGCACCCACCGTCCGTCGGGAGCTCTCATCCAATCGGAGGAACTGCGCATGACGATCGCCATGCCGGCGTAGGCTCAGAATGCCCGCTTGCTCGAGAAGCGGTACGGGGTGACCACGATCGGCAGGAGCTGGGCGATCCGGATGGGGCCCAGCCCCGGACAGGTTTCCAGAATCCGACTGATCTTGTGCCGGTGCGATTCGGCGAGCATCGCCTGCCCCGCCCGCTTCTGCAACGCGCGGATCGCGTCGAGTTCCTCGGAGAGGAGCTGACCCGGGGAGCGCATCTTCACGGGCAGCTTCTTCATCCACGCCTCTCGAGCCGAAGCCCGATACACCTCCTTGCCTTCGGTCGAAATGCCGCGTGAACGGAACAAGCTCTTCAGCCGGTTCTGCACCCGCACCGAATCGTCCACGATCATCGCGTAGGCCCGGCTCAACTCCCGTAGCACCCCAAACTCGCCCAGCCCCTTGTAGACATACGTCTCGATCGTGCCCACCCGCATCGCTTCGGCCAGGCCGAAGGCGTCCCGCTGGTCGTCCTTCGACCCACGCCTCTCCGCCACCCCCACCACCACGATCTCCTCCACTTGGGGGGCCAGCACTTCGTGAAGCCAATGGGAATGCGTTCCTTCTTCCAGACAAAGATGCCGCGGCTGGGGAATCGTCTTGAGGAACTCGATCAGCACGCGTGCGTTCGTCTCCAGAACCTGAGACTGCAGCCGCCGACCGCTCGGACCGACCACGGCGATCGTGCAGCTTGACGCATGGGCGTCGAGCCCGATATGCCTGTCCACAGGCGTCCTCCTTCCTGGGTGCAAGTGGTGACTCCGCAAACGTCATCGGAATCCTGCCTCCATCCAGCGGAGAACACCATTTCTTCGCAGACAGGCCCGGCCACCGACCGGCGCGAGTCCAGCCTCGCGGACGCCAACCCCCATAATGCCTATGCGCTCGAAAGAGTGGCGAGGTTGCGTTTAGCGGCAACTTCACAGGCGAGGTATCAAGCTGGGGCGAGAGCGGCGATGAGATGTTCCGTCGAATCGCTCACGACTTCGCCAAAGAGATCGCCCGGCACGGCCCCCGGTAGGGCGCGCAGGCCAAGAAGAGCTGGTAGGGAATTCCAGCGCCCTTCTGGTTTCGGACGACAGCGCGCGAGTGAAGATCTTCCTCTGACGGCGGCCTGCAGTCGAGAACTGCGTCCGCATCCGGCACATGTTCTTTAGTCAATCCTCAATCATAGAACCTGCCGGAAGGGGCCGGTTCACCCGGCCCCTCGCCGTCTGGTGGGGAATCACGACAACGCGCCCAACGGGGCTCTGCTCAGCGTGTGATCGTGATCTTGCGGCTCATGACCACCGTTCCTATTCCGACTCTGCAGAAGTAGGTCCCCGCCGGCAAGGGCTCGTCGTTTCCGTCGCGACCATCCCAAGCGAGACGCAGTGCTCCATCCGGCATCGGACCGGCGAAGAGTTCGCGGACCCTTCTCCCCGCGGCGTCGAAGAGGGCGATGTCGATCTCGCCTTCGTGACCAGGCAGGCTGAGAGCGATTTCCGCCGCTTCCCCAGCCGACAGCGGATTCGGCGCTGTTCTGATCCCCGTCCAGCCGCAGTTCGCGGGCTCAGTCGTCCCGCTCGTCGGATCCTCCATGAACAGGACGCGGGCGATCTGAACCGGATCCACCCTCGCATAGAGATCGTTGCGATCGGTCGAGTAGCCGCCGCGGTCCATGAAATGGAGATTGTAGTAGGGGACGTTGACCGTGGTCCCGTTGAGGGGATTCACGATCTCCATGTACCCCATGTTCTCCGGCTGCCCACAGGTCAAGCAGTTGTAGTGGCCGAACGTAAGATGGTGAATGACGTACGCGCGATCCGGCAGCGGTCCTTCGGGCAACTCTCGGATGACACCAGCCATCCTGACGGCCAGCTCGCGGCCGTCCGGAACCAGGTTGCGGTTCTCATCCGGGATCGTGGGATCCATGCCCAGAGCGAGTTCCTCCTCGTTCGTGAGGCCGTCGCCATCGCCGTCCCCGACCACCGGCAACCAGTGGACCGTCCCGTCACCCGTAAGAACAGTGCGAAGCAGGATGGGTAGTACGCGCCCCTCGTTGTGCGTGCCGTTGTAGACGCACGCGCCGTTGGCCAGAGCATGGACGCCGACGAACGGGACGGAGAGCGTGAGACCTTCCCGAGGATTCACGATGTCCACGTGACCCATGTTGAACCATGATCCGCAGACCTCGCAGTTCTCCAGCCCGTCCATCCAGTACTCCATCAGAAACGGCGTGTCCGTGTTGGTGTCCGGATTCCTCGGCAG from the Candidatus Eisenbacteria bacterium genome contains:
- a CDS encoding IS110 family transposase; the protein is MRSHHLHPGRRTPVDRHIGLDAHASSCTIAVVGPSGRRLQSQVLETNARVLIEFLKTIPQPRHLCLEEGTHSHWLHEVLAPQVEEIVVVGVAERRGSKDDQRDAFGLAEAMRVGTIETYVYKGLGEFGVLRELSRAYAMIVDDSVRVQNRLKSLFRSRGISTEGKEVYRASAREAWMKKLPVKMRSPGQLLSEELDAIRALQKRAGQAMLAESHRHKISRILETCPGLGPIRIAQLLPIVVTPYRFSSKRAF
- a CDS encoding transposase; protein product: CGLLCHGFARLRCPQCGYERLVAFSCKGKLCPSCLARRAGDTAAWLVGHLLPEAGYRQWVLTFPWSLRFRLAMDRALVHELLTVFLRTLFAWQRRRGRESGIVGGHTGAVTFVQRFGGVLNLNPHVHSVLPDGLWVADSSAGGGTVGPLRFEPLPAPTTAEVEELAGTVARRLKGRVVAAWEARGSDYLDPELPGLEGEEIWGKLPGAALPAGGRQGGVPVAPSLAEGGGSDA